A section of the Agrobacterium tumefaciens genome encodes:
- a CDS encoding endonuclease/exonuclease/phosphatase family protein: protein MKKDGMLENEKAVLARNTSLPAFVMNSLRNHRQRQNAKPEEKAHQFPIIASYNVHKCVGRDRKFDPDRTSRVIQEIGADIIALQEADSRFGERTGLLDLARLERESGLVPVPVQSGVKAHGWHGNVVLFREGAVRDVHTVKLPGLEPRGALVVELDLKNGSVLRVIAAHFGLLRHSRAQQAKALLGLLEARDECPTILLGDLNEWRLGNGSSLNTFRDAFGALPPAVPSFPSNLPVLALDRIIANREGLIEQVEAHDSALARIASDHLPLKAAVRTDLLAA, encoded by the coding sequence GTGAAAAAAGACGGCATGCTGGAAAACGAAAAAGCGGTGTTGGCCAGAAACACCAGCCTGCCTGCCTTCGTGATGAACTCGCTGCGCAATCACCGCCAGCGGCAGAATGCCAAGCCTGAGGAAAAGGCCCACCAGTTTCCCATCATCGCTTCCTATAACGTCCACAAATGTGTTGGCCGCGACCGCAAGTTCGATCCTGATCGCACGAGCCGCGTCATTCAGGAAATCGGCGCCGACATCATCGCGCTACAGGAAGCGGACAGCCGTTTTGGCGAGCGCACCGGCCTGCTCGATCTCGCCCGGCTGGAACGGGAAAGCGGGCTGGTGCCTGTCCCCGTGCAATCGGGGGTGAAGGCGCATGGCTGGCACGGCAATGTCGTTCTGTTCAGGGAAGGCGCGGTGCGCGACGTGCACACGGTGAAGCTGCCGGGGCTTGAGCCGCGTGGCGCGCTGGTCGTGGAACTTGACCTGAAAAACGGCAGCGTGCTGCGTGTCATCGCTGCCCATTTCGGTCTTCTGCGGCACTCCCGCGCCCAGCAGGCGAAAGCCTTGCTCGGCCTTCTGGAAGCACGCGACGAATGCCCCACCATCCTTCTCGGCGATCTCAATGAATGGCGCCTCGGCAATGGCTCGTCGCTCAATACGTTCCGGGATGCGTTCGGCGCCCTGCCGCCGGCGGTGCCGAGTTTTCCGTCCAACCTGCCGGTGCTGGCGCTCGACAGGATCATCGCCAATCGAGAAGGACTGATCGAGCAGGTGGAGGCGCATGACAGCGCATTGGCGCGCATCGCCTCGGATCACCTGCCGCTGAAGGCGGCGGTGCGGACCGACCTGCTGGCGGCCTGA
- a CDS encoding lytic murein transglycosylase gives MRAMKAILAGVAMVSVLAATPVMAAQCGNTSAGFEAWVGAFKQEAAGRGVSASVLDRAFANVTYNRATISADRGQHSFKLSFEQFMQKRGGQTIISRGKTMKKNNAALFDSIERAYGVPAGPLLAIWGMETGFGSFMGKQHTLSAVSTLAFDCRRSDYFTEQLYAALKLVGSGSLNVNAKGAAHGEIGQTQFLPLNVVRYGVDFDRDGRIDLVGSRADALASTANFLVGHGWQRGAGYQQGQANYAAIQGWNAASVYQQAIAFIGKAIDGQ, from the coding sequence ATGCGGGCAATGAAGGCAATTCTGGCTGGTGTGGCCATGGTCTCGGTTCTGGCAGCGACGCCGGTCATGGCGGCGCAATGCGGCAACACCTCCGCGGGTTTTGAAGCGTGGGTCGGCGCCTTCAAGCAGGAAGCGGCGGGCCGCGGGGTCAGCGCCTCGGTGCTCGATCGCGCCTTTGCCAACGTAACCTACAATCGCGCCACGATCAGCGCCGATCGCGGCCAGCACAGCTTCAAGCTCTCCTTCGAACAGTTCATGCAGAAGCGCGGCGGTCAGACGATCATTTCGCGCGGCAAGACGATGAAGAAGAACAATGCCGCCCTCTTCGATTCGATCGAGCGCGCCTACGGTGTGCCCGCCGGTCCGCTCCTCGCCATCTGGGGCATGGAAACGGGCTTCGGCAGTTTCATGGGTAAACAGCACACGCTGTCGGCCGTTTCGACGTTGGCATTTGACTGCCGTCGTTCGGATTATTTTACCGAGCAGCTTTATGCCGCCCTGAAGCTCGTCGGCAGCGGTTCGCTGAATGTCAACGCCAAGGGTGCCGCACATGGTGAAATCGGCCAGACGCAGTTCCTGCCGTTGAACGTGGTGCGCTACGGCGTGGATTTCGACCGCGACGGCCGCATCGATCTCGTTGGCTCGCGCGCAGATGCGCTGGCTTCCACCGCTAACTTCCTCGTCGGCCATGGCTGGCAGCGTGGTGCAGGTTACCAGCAGGGGCAGGCGAATTATGCCGCCATCCAGGGCTGGAACGCCGCAAGCGTCTATCAGCAGGCCATCGCCTTCATCGGCAAGGCGATTGACGGCCAATAA
- the pdxY gene encoding pyridoxal kinase PdxY, which translates to MQDNTQGAVIVISSHVMRGSVGNRAAVFALETLGYPVWAVPTIVMPWHPGHGPSTRMRFQDDDFDKAMSDLENARWIGEVKAVLTGYFGSAAQVRSTARLIRNLKEKNPALIYACDPVMGDLGGLYIPLETAEAIRDELIPLATVATPNRYELAWMSGAELETNNAIMDAALALGPPKMLVTSAVPMMTGGTGNLYLSGRHALLAEHRAIENAPNGLGDLMSALFLARLLEGLDDEKALQLATASVFEVLARTKKRDMNELTLETDSSSLSTPMAMVQMRHLLHPSRSRRK; encoded by the coding sequence ATGCAGGACAATACGCAGGGTGCCGTCATCGTCATTTCCAGCCACGTCATGCGTGGCTCCGTCGGCAACCGCGCCGCCGTCTTTGCGCTAGAGACGCTCGGTTATCCGGTCTGGGCGGTGCCGACTATCGTCATGCCCTGGCATCCCGGGCACGGCCCCTCCACCCGCATGCGCTTTCAGGACGACGATTTCGACAAGGCAATGAGCGACCTCGAAAACGCCAGATGGATAGGCGAGGTCAAGGCCGTACTGACCGGCTATTTCGGCAGCGCCGCGCAGGTTCGCTCCACCGCAAGGCTGATCCGCAACCTCAAGGAAAAGAACCCGGCGCTGATCTACGCCTGCGATCCGGTCATGGGCGATCTGGGCGGGCTCTATATTCCGCTCGAGACCGCCGAAGCCATCCGCGACGAACTCATTCCGCTGGCGACTGTCGCGACGCCCAATCGATACGAACTGGCGTGGATGAGTGGCGCGGAGCTTGAGACCAACAATGCCATCATGGATGCCGCCCTCGCCCTCGGCCCGCCGAAAATGCTGGTCACCTCGGCGGTACCGATGATGACGGGCGGAACCGGCAATCTTTATCTCAGCGGCCGCCATGCGCTTCTCGCCGAACACCGCGCTATCGAAAATGCACCGAACGGCCTCGGCGACCTGATGTCGGCGCTGTTCCTCGCCCGCCTGCTGGAGGGTCTGGACGATGAAAAGGCGCTGCAGCTGGCAACCGCCAGCGTGTTCGAAGTCCTCGCCCGCACCAAAAAACGCGACATGAACGAACTGACGCTGGAGACCGACTCGTCAAGTCTCTCCACACCCATGGCCATGGTGCAGATGCGTCATCTCTTGCATCCTTCGCGCAGCAGGCGCAAATAG
- a CDS encoding phospholipase D-like domain-containing protein, which produces MLDLVIAYWPHILAVLSVIMGTVAAVHATMTKEEVRSALGWVGVIVLSPIVGAVIYAIAGINRIRRSTITQQRSFMQDEIMDRVARFDAGGDLVAERVGRRFAAMKILGDRVTRHALTTGNSIEPLVTGDLAYEAMLEAIEQAKRSIILETYIFDNDRIGMRFVASLERAQQRGVEVRVLIDAVGARYSVPSILPTLREKGIVAAVFNGNVIMGLRLPYANLRTHRKILVVDGRVAFSGGMNIREGFTREFAGESQSHDTHFKITGPVVSDFFSIAAEDWRFTTKEVLDTAVWDIAIPDGIPGSQLISRVCSSGPDKSIETNHKMLTGAFSIARSSILIMSPYFLPDRELISALITAARRGVVVDIVVPKSNNLVLVDRAMTAQFDQMLRNYCRIWRATGPFNHSKMLVIDGRWSYIGSSNLDPRSLRLNFEIDLEVMDDGFGQTISQTISTARDAAIPVRLSELKARPFVVRFVERVLWLASPYL; this is translated from the coding sequence ATGCTCGATCTCGTCATTGCCTATTGGCCTCATATCCTTGCCGTCCTCTCCGTTATCATGGGTACCGTTGCGGCCGTGCATGCCACGATGACCAAGGAAGAAGTTCGCTCGGCGCTCGGCTGGGTTGGCGTTATCGTCTTGTCGCCGATCGTCGGCGCCGTCATCTACGCGATTGCCGGCATCAACCGCATCCGCCGATCCACAATCACGCAGCAGCGGTCCTTCATGCAGGACGAGATCATGGATCGTGTCGCGCGGTTTGACGCCGGCGGCGATCTGGTTGCCGAGCGGGTGGGGCGACGCTTCGCGGCGATGAAAATCCTTGGCGACCGGGTGACCCGGCACGCGCTGACGACGGGTAACAGCATCGAGCCGCTGGTGACTGGCGATCTCGCTTATGAAGCCATGCTGGAGGCCATCGAACAGGCGAAACGGTCGATCATCCTCGAAACCTATATTTTCGACAATGACCGGATCGGCATGCGCTTCGTTGCGTCACTGGAGAGGGCGCAGCAGCGGGGAGTCGAGGTTCGGGTGCTGATCGATGCGGTCGGCGCGCGATATTCGGTGCCGAGCATTCTGCCGACGCTGCGCGAAAAAGGCATCGTCGCAGCGGTCTTCAACGGCAATGTCATCATGGGCCTGCGCCTGCCCTATGCCAATCTTCGCACCCACCGCAAGATTCTCGTTGTGGACGGGCGCGTCGCCTTCAGCGGCGGCATGAATATTCGCGAAGGATTTACACGGGAATTCGCTGGTGAGAGCCAGTCCCATGACACGCATTTCAAGATCACCGGTCCCGTGGTTTCTGATTTTTTCTCGATTGCTGCGGAAGACTGGCGCTTCACGACCAAGGAAGTTCTGGATACGGCGGTCTGGGATATCGCGATCCCCGACGGGATACCGGGCTCGCAACTCATTTCCCGCGTTTGCTCGTCCGGGCCTGACAAAAGCATCGAGACCAATCACAAAATGCTGACCGGCGCATTTTCCATTGCGCGCTCGTCCATTCTCATCATGTCGCCCTATTTTCTCCCGGATCGCGAGCTTATTTCAGCGCTCATAACAGCGGCGCGGCGCGGCGTTGTCGTGGATATCGTCGTGCCGAAGAGCAACAATCTGGTACTGGTGGATCGGGCCATGACGGCGCAATTCGATCAGATGCTGCGCAATTATTGTCGCATATGGAGGGCGACCGGACCATTCAATCATTCGAAGATGCTGGTGATCGACGGGCGGTGGAGTTACATCGGGTCCTCCAACCTCGATCCGCGCTCTTTGCGACTGAATTTCGAGATTGATCTCGAGGTGATGGATGACGGTTTCGGCCAGACCATCAGCCAGACGATTTCGACGGCACGCGATGCTGCAATACCTGTGAGACTGAGCGAACTGAAAGCGCGTCCATTCGTTGTTCGTTTCGTGGAACGGGTTCTGTGGCTTGCCTCGCCCTATCTTTGA
- a CDS encoding carbonic anhydrase: protein MKDFPENLLNGYKNFMSGRYADERERYRVLAETGQKPQTLFIACCDSRSAPETIFDCGPGELFVVRNVANMVPPFEPDGQYHATSAAIEYAVQVLKVKDIVVMGHGRCGGIQAALDPNLEPLSPGDFIGKWMNMVKSAASQIQSNDVMTASERQTALERVSIRNSITNLRGFPFVKAQETAGKVKLHGAWFDISTGELWVMDGKTGDFRRPDL, encoded by the coding sequence ATGAAAGATTTTCCGGAAAACCTTCTCAACGGCTATAAGAACTTCATGAGCGGCCGCTATGCCGATGAGCGCGAAAGATACCGCGTTCTGGCGGAAACCGGACAGAAACCGCAAACGCTGTTCATCGCCTGTTGTGACTCCCGTTCGGCACCGGAAACCATTTTCGACTGCGGACCGGGAGAGTTGTTCGTCGTCCGCAACGTTGCCAACATGGTGCCACCCTTCGAGCCCGACGGGCAATATCACGCAACCTCCGCCGCCATCGAATATGCTGTTCAGGTTCTGAAGGTAAAGGACATCGTCGTCATGGGTCACGGCCGCTGCGGCGGCATCCAGGCAGCACTCGATCCCAATCTCGAGCCGTTGTCGCCCGGCGATTTCATTGGCAAGTGGATGAACATGGTCAAGTCGGCCGCCTCGCAAATCCAGAGCAACGATGTGATGACCGCCTCCGAGCGGCAGACGGCGCTGGAACGCGTTTCCATCCGCAACTCCATCACCAATCTGCGCGGCTTCCCTTTCGTCAAGGCACAGGAAACCGCCGGCAAGGTGAAGCTGCACGGCGCATGGTTCGATATTTCGACCGGCGAATTGTGGGTGATGGACGGCAAAACCGGCGACTTTCGCCGCCCCGATCTGTGA
- a CDS encoding MFS transporter, whose translation MANVAAVSGAARPMTGEEKKVIFASSLGTVFEWYDFYLYGSLAIYIGANFFSQYPETTRNIFALLAFAAGFLVRPFGALVFGRLGDIVGRKYTFLITILIMGVSTFLVGVLPSASQIGIAAPIILIVLRMLQGLALGGEYGGAATYVAEHAPNGRRGYYTSWIQTTATLGLFLSLVVILGVQFALGKEAFAAWGWRIPFLVSVLLLGVSVWIRLKMNESPAFKKMKEEGKTSKAPLSEAFGQWKNAKIALIALVGAVIGQAVVWYTGQFYALFFLQSILKVDGQSANIMVAAALILGTSFFVIFGWLSDKIGRKPIIMAGLILAMLTYFPLFKALTWAGNPALAQAQSSVRATVSAAPGDCKFQFNPTGTAKFTTSCDIATSFLTRNSVPYDVVAGPAGQPATVKIGDATITSYDAVAAGADAAAKDRAFQKQVNMALHDGGYPLVRGAAQVPDAKLDAFIAANPELNLNADAVRAADKKMVATDKLVADKLLTPAETGGAAEMAVYTVAGGGTFSMVADPAAVNWVVIIAVLTVLVIYVTMVYGPIAALLVELFPTRIRYSGMSLPYHIGNGWFGGLLPATAFAMSAAKGDIYYGLWYPIIFAGITLVIGLLFLPETKDRDIHAMD comes from the coding sequence ATGGCAAATGTTGCAGCCGTAAGCGGCGCCGCCCGTCCAATGACGGGTGAAGAGAAGAAGGTGATTTTCGCCTCTTCTCTCGGAACGGTCTTCGAATGGTACGACTTCTATCTTTACGGTTCGCTCGCGATCTACATCGGCGCGAACTTCTTCAGCCAGTATCCGGAAACGACGCGTAACATCTTCGCGCTGCTGGCCTTCGCCGCCGGCTTCCTCGTGCGCCCCTTTGGCGCGCTGGTCTTTGGCCGGCTCGGCGATATCGTCGGACGTAAATATACCTTCCTCATCACCATCCTCATCATGGGTGTGTCCACCTTCCTCGTCGGCGTGCTGCCCAGCGCATCGCAGATCGGCATTGCCGCTCCGATCATCCTGATCGTTCTGCGCATGCTGCAGGGTCTGGCGCTTGGCGGTGAATATGGCGGCGCTGCAACCTATGTTGCCGAGCATGCCCCCAATGGTCGCAGAGGTTACTACACCTCCTGGATCCAGACGACGGCGACGCTCGGCCTGTTCCTGTCGCTGGTGGTCATTCTCGGCGTGCAGTTTGCACTCGGCAAGGAAGCTTTCGCTGCCTGGGGCTGGCGCATTCCTTTCCTCGTTTCCGTTTTGCTGCTCGGCGTATCCGTCTGGATCCGTCTGAAGATGAACGAATCTCCTGCCTTCAAGAAGATGAAGGAAGAGGGCAAGACGTCGAAAGCGCCGCTGAGCGAAGCTTTCGGCCAGTGGAAAAACGCCAAGATCGCGCTCATCGCGCTTGTCGGCGCCGTCATCGGCCAGGCCGTTGTCTGGTACACCGGCCAGTTCTACGCGCTGTTCTTCCTGCAGAGCATTCTGAAGGTCGACGGCCAGTCCGCCAACATCATGGTGGCGGCAGCGCTCATTCTCGGCACCAGCTTCTTCGTCATCTTCGGCTGGCTGTCCGACAAGATCGGCCGCAAGCCGATCATCATGGCTGGTCTGATCCTTGCCATGCTGACCTACTTCCCGCTGTTCAAGGCTCTGACCTGGGCAGGTAACCCGGCGCTTGCACAGGCGCAGTCCAGCGTTCGCGCCACCGTCAGCGCCGCACCCGGCGACTGCAAATTCCAGTTCAACCCGACCGGAACGGCAAAGTTCACCACATCCTGCGATATCGCAACCTCGTTCCTGACGCGCAATTCCGTGCCTTATGACGTGGTCGCGGGGCCGGCCGGCCAGCCGGCCACCGTCAAGATCGGCGACGCCACCATCACCAGCTACGACGCCGTCGCCGCTGGCGCGGATGCCGCAGCCAAGGACAGGGCCTTCCAGAAGCAGGTCAACATGGCGCTTCACGATGGCGGCTACCCGCTGGTGCGCGGCGCGGCACAGGTGCCTGACGCAAAACTGGACGCCTTCATTGCCGCAAACCCGGAACTGAACCTCAATGCCGATGCCGTTCGCGCCGCCGACAAGAAGATGGTTGCGACCGACAAGCTGGTGGCTGACAAGCTGCTCACTCCGGCCGAAACCGGTGGTGCAGCCGAAATGGCCGTCTACACTGTGGCCGGCGGCGGCACCTTCTCGATGGTAGCCGATCCGGCTGCCGTGAACTGGGTCGTCATCATCGCGGTTTTGACCGTCCTCGTCATCTACGTGACGATGGTCTATGGCCCGATCGCAGCATTGCTGGTGGAACTGTTCCCGACCCGCATCCGCTACTCCGGCATGTCGCTGCCATACCACATCGGCAACGGCTGGTTCGGCGGTCTTCTGCCCGCCACCGCCTTTGCGATGAGCGCGGCGAAGGGCGATATCTATTATGGCCTCTGGTATCCGATCATCTTTGCAGGCATCACGCTGGTCATCGGCCTGCTGTTCCTGCCGGAAACCAAGGATCGCGATATCCATGCCATGGATTGA
- a CDS encoding Re/Si-specific NAD(P)(+) transhydrogenase subunit alpha codes for MRIGTPRELYEGEARVAMTPDSAQALQKLGYECVVEAGAGKAAGFSDDAYRAAGVTVVDSAEALYSGSDIIAKVRPPGTAEIDRLSSDKTLISFFYPAQNKDLLEQAKQKGANVIAMDMVPRISRAQKMDVLSSMANIAGYRAVIEAGNNFGRFFTGQVTAAGKVPPAKVLVIGAGVAGLAAIGTATSLGAITYAFDVRPEVAEQIESMGAEFVYLDFADQQQDGAATGGYAAPSSPEFREKQLEKFRELAPQMDIVITTALIPGRDAPKLWLADMVAMMKPGSVIIDLAAERGGNCDLTVPDQRVVSDNGVIVIGYTDFPSRMATQASTLYATNIRHMMTDLTPAKDGKPVHNMEDDVIRGATVTYQGEITFPPPPPKIQAIAAQKPKEKAKELTPEEKHAKEKAEFKAQTKSQVGLLVAGTAILLLVGLYAPASFMSHFIVFVLACFVGFQVIWNVSHSLHTPLMAVTNAISGIVIIGALLQIGSGNWLVVILASLSVLIATINIVGGFLVTRRMLAMFQKS; via the coding sequence TTGAGAATCGGGACACCAAGAGAACTCTATGAAGGTGAAGCGCGGGTCGCCATGACGCCTGACAGCGCGCAGGCTTTGCAGAAACTCGGCTATGAGTGCGTCGTCGAGGCAGGGGCCGGCAAGGCGGCCGGCTTTTCTGACGACGCCTATCGCGCAGCCGGCGTGACGGTGGTCGACAGCGCCGAGGCGCTTTACAGCGGCTCCGATATCATCGCCAAGGTTCGCCCGCCGGGAACGGCGGAAATTGATCGCCTGTCTTCGGACAAGACTCTGATCTCGTTCTTCTATCCCGCCCAGAACAAGGACCTTCTGGAACAGGCGAAGCAAAAAGGCGCGAACGTCATCGCCATGGACATGGTGCCGCGTATCTCCCGCGCCCAGAAGATGGACGTCCTGTCTTCCATGGCCAATATCGCCGGCTATCGTGCGGTCATCGAGGCCGGCAATAATTTCGGCCGCTTCTTCACCGGTCAGGTGACGGCCGCCGGCAAGGTGCCGCCCGCCAAGGTGCTGGTCATCGGCGCCGGCGTTGCCGGTCTTGCCGCCATCGGCACGGCCACATCGCTCGGCGCGATCACTTATGCCTTCGACGTGCGCCCTGAAGTGGCCGAGCAGATCGAATCCATGGGCGCGGAATTCGTCTATCTCGATTTTGCCGACCAGCAGCAGGATGGTGCAGCGACCGGCGGTTATGCCGCCCCCTCCTCGCCGGAATTCCGCGAGAAGCAGCTGGAGAAATTCCGCGAACTCGCCCCGCAGATGGATATCGTCATCACCACGGCGCTGATCCCCGGCCGCGACGCCCCGAAGCTGTGGCTTGCCGACATGGTGGCGATGATGAAGCCGGGTTCGGTCATCATCGACCTCGCCGCCGAGCGCGGCGGCAATTGCGACCTGACGGTTCCCGACCAGCGCGTCGTATCCGACAATGGCGTCATCGTCATCGGCTACACCGATTTCCCGAGCCGCATGGCAACGCAGGCCTCGACGCTTTACGCCACCAACATCCGCCACATGATGACCGATCTGACGCCCGCGAAGGACGGCAAGCCGGTTCACAACATGGAAGACGACGTCATCCGGGGCGCGACCGTTACCTATCAGGGCGAGATCACCTTCCCGCCGCCGCCGCCGAAGATCCAGGCCATTGCCGCGCAGAAGCCGAAGGAAAAAGCCAAAGAGCTGACGCCGGAGGAAAAGCACGCCAAGGAAAAGGCGGAGTTCAAGGCGCAGACGAAGAGCCAGGTCGGGCTTCTGGTCGCCGGCACGGCCATCCTGTTGCTCGTTGGTCTTTATGCGCCGGCAAGTTTCATGAGCCACTTCATCGTCTTCGTGCTCGCCTGCTTCGTCGGTTTCCAGGTCATCTGGAATGTCAGCCACTCGCTGCACACGCCGCTAATGGCCGTCACCAACGCCATTTCCGGCATCGTCATCATCGGCGCGCTGCTGCAGATCGGTTCCGGCAACTGGCTGGTGGTGATCCTTGCCTCGCTTTCCGTCCTGATCGCGACGATCAACATCGTCGGCGGTTTCCTCGTGACACGGCGCATGCTCGCCATGTTCCAGAAGTCCTGA
- a CDS encoding aspartate-semialdehyde dehydrogenase gives MGFKVAIAGATGNVGREMLNILAERGFPADEVVPLASARSQGTEVSYGDRTLKVSNLENYDFSDTDICLMSAGGDVSKKWSPKIGQQGCVVIDNSSAWRYDQDVPLIVPEVNADAVAGFTKKNIIANPNCSTAQLVVALKPLHDFAKIKRVVVSTYQSVSGAGKEGMDELFQQTRAVFVADPVESKKFTKRIAFNVIPHIDVFMEDGYTKEEWKVLAETKKMLDPKIKVTCTAVRVPVFIGHSESVNIEFENEITADQARDILREAPGCLVIDKRENGGYITPVESAGEDATYISRIREDATVENGLNLWVVSDNLRKGAALNAVQIAELLINRGFIKPRKAAA, from the coding sequence ATGGGTTTCAAAGTTGCAATTGCAGGCGCCACCGGCAACGTCGGTCGCGAAATGCTCAATATCCTGGCCGAACGCGGTTTTCCCGCCGATGAAGTCGTGCCGCTCGCTTCCGCCCGCTCGCAGGGCACGGAAGTCTCCTATGGCGACCGCACGCTGAAGGTTTCGAACCTCGAGAACTACGATTTTTCCGACACGGATATCTGCCTGATGTCGGCCGGCGGCGATGTTTCCAAGAAGTGGTCGCCAAAGATCGGCCAGCAGGGCTGCGTCGTCATCGATAACTCGTCCGCCTGGCGCTACGATCAGGACGTTCCGCTGATCGTTCCGGAAGTGAACGCCGATGCGGTTGCAGGCTTCACCAAGAAGAACATCATCGCCAACCCGAATTGCTCCACGGCGCAGCTCGTTGTTGCGCTGAAGCCGCTGCATGATTTCGCCAAGATCAAGCGCGTCGTCGTTTCCACCTACCAGTCGGTGTCCGGCGCAGGCAAGGAAGGCATGGACGAACTGTTCCAGCAGACCCGCGCCGTTTTCGTGGCCGACCCGGTCGAATCCAAGAAGTTCACCAAGCGTATCGCCTTCAACGTCATTCCGCACATCGACGTCTTCATGGAAGACGGCTACACGAAGGAAGAATGGAAGGTTCTGGCCGAAACGAAGAAGATGCTCGATCCGAAGATCAAGGTGACCTGCACGGCGGTGCGCGTTCCTGTCTTCATCGGCCATTCGGAATCGGTCAATATCGAGTTCGAAAACGAGATCACCGCCGATCAGGCCCGTGATATCCTGCGCGAAGCACCGGGTTGCCTCGTCATCGACAAGCGCGAAAACGGCGGTTACATCACGCCGGTGGAATCCGCCGGTGAAGACGCGACCTACATCTCGCGTATCCGCGAAGATGCGACGGTGGAAAATGGGCTCAACCTCTGGGTTGTTTCTGACAACCTGCGCAAGGGCGCAGCTCTTAATGCCGTCCAGATCGCCGAACTGTTGATCAATCGTGGTTTCATCAAGCCGCGCAAGGCCGCTGCCTGA